One segment of Paenibacillus sp. FSL R7-0337 DNA contains the following:
- a CDS encoding carboxymuconolactone decarboxylase family protein, with protein sequence MSDMLMRVNPQVGNAFESMCKSIEDTGTLDPKVRELIRLACVVTDRSAYGIRLHAMKAYELGASAEEVTETVMNCLPVAGIEAVSSGLAAALSAVEAKRGVHHVG encoded by the coding sequence ATGAGCGATATGTTGATGAGAGTTAATCCGCAGGTGGGGAACGCTTTTGAGAGCATGTGCAAGTCGATTGAGGACACGGGGACGCTTGACCCCAAGGTGCGGGAATTGATCCGGCTGGCTTGCGTGGTTACAGACCGTTCTGCCTACGGCATCCGGCTGCATGCAATGAAGGCTTATGAGTTGGGGGCGAGCGCGGAGGAAGTGACAGAGACGGTGATGAATTGTCTGCCTGTGGCAGGTATTGAGGCGGTCTCTTCCGGTCTGGCTGCGGCCTTGTCGGCAGTGGAAGCTAAGCGGGGTGTTCATCATGTCGGTTAA